One Deltaproteobacteria bacterium genomic region harbors:
- the tadA gene encoding Flp pilus assembly complex ATPase component TadA has protein sequence HIEPYEKMLRVRFRMDGVLYEIMQPPVKLKNAITSRVKVMASLDIAERRMPQDGRIKLKLGNNREMDFRVSVLPTIFGEKVVLRLLDKSNLQLDMTKLGFEEKALADFKESIYRPHGMVLVTGPTGSGKTTTLYSALAELNKTASNISTAEDPVEFNLVGINQVQMHEAIGLTFASSLRSFLRQDPDIIMVGEIRDFETAEIGVKAALTGHLVLSTLHTNDAPSTINRLLNMGVEPFLVASSINLIMAQRLVRVICANCKEEAPMTPDALVDIGTPAEMAEHMTCYRGAGCGNCNSTGYKGRLALYEVMPMHESIRDAVIAGASTAEVKRTAIATGMTTLRRSGINKIADGVTTVEEVLRITMPDAQAG, from the coding sequence TCCACATCGAGCCGTACGAGAAGATGCTGCGCGTGCGCTTCCGCATGGACGGCGTGCTCTACGAGATCATGCAGCCGCCGGTGAAGCTCAAGAACGCCATCACCTCGCGCGTGAAGGTCATGGCGTCGCTCGACATCGCCGAGCGACGCATGCCGCAGGACGGCCGCATCAAGCTCAAGCTCGGTAACAACCGCGAGATGGACTTCCGCGTCTCGGTGCTGCCGACGATCTTCGGCGAGAAGGTCGTGCTGCGGCTCCTCGACAAGTCGAACCTCCAGCTCGACATGACGAAGCTCGGGTTCGAGGAGAAGGCGCTCGCCGACTTCAAGGAGTCGATCTACCGCCCGCACGGTATGGTGCTCGTCACGGGCCCGACCGGCAGCGGCAAGACCACCACGCTCTACTCGGCGCTCGCCGAGCTCAACAAGACGGCGAGCAACATCTCGACCGCCGAGGACCCCGTCGAATTCAACCTGGTCGGCATCAACCAGGTGCAGATGCACGAGGCGATCGGCCTCACGTTCGCGTCGTCGTTGCGCTCGTTCCTGCGCCAGGATCCGGACATCATCATGGTCGGCGAGATCCGCGACTTCGAGACCGCCGAGATCGGAGTGAAGGCCGCCCTCACCGGCCACCTGGTGCTGTCGACGCTCCACACGAACGACGCGCCCTCGACGATCAACCGCCTCCTCAACATGGGCGTCGAGCCCTTCCTGGTCGCGTCGTCGATCAACCTCATCATGGCGCAGCGCCTGGTGCGCGTGATCTGCGCCAACTGCAAGGAGGAGGCGCCGATGACGCCCGACGCGCTCGTCGACATCGGCACGCCGGCCGAGATGGCAGAGCACATGACGTGCTACCGCGGCGCCGGTTGCGGCAACTGCAACAGCACCGGCTACAAGGGCCGTCTGGCGCTCTACGAGGTGATGCCGATGCACGAATCCATCCGCGACGCCGTCATCGCGGGAGCGTCCACCGCCGAGGTGAAGCGGACCGCCATCGCGACCGGCATGACCACCCTGCGCCGCAGCGGCATCAACAAGATCGCCGACGGGGTGACGACCGTCGAAGAAGTACTGCGGATCACGATGCCGGACGCGCAAGCGGGCTGA
- a CDS encoding type IV pilus twitching motility protein PilT: MVNIQDFLQLMLEAGASDLHVTQDSPPLIRVHGELRPLAYPPLTATDTRQLCYSILTEAQKKKFEEDSELDFSFAAKGVCRFRGNLYNQKGAVGGAFRAIPYEIPPLDKLGLPRSVMELAALPRGLVLVTGPTGSGKSTTLAAIIDKINATRPEHIITVEDPIEFVHNHKRAMINQREVFADTHGFAPALKHVLRQDPDIVLIGEMRDLETIEAALVVAETGHLVFSTLHTNCAVQTINRVIDVFPPHQQEQVRAQLSLVLQGVVSQQLIPRADGRGRCLASEVMIPNAAIRNLIREAKVHQMYSQMQVGQQKFGMQTMSQALIDLHQRRLITTEEALGHATEPDELKTMMGQQAAIVEKVRPMARH; encoded by the coding sequence ATGGTGAACATCCAGGATTTCCTTCAACTGATGCTGGAAGCGGGGGCCTCCGACCTGCACGTGACGCAGGACAGCCCGCCGCTGATCCGCGTGCACGGCGAGCTCCGACCGCTCGCCTACCCGCCGCTCACGGCGACCGACACCCGCCAGCTCTGCTACAGCATCCTCACCGAAGCGCAGAAAAAGAAGTTCGAGGAGGACAGCGAGCTCGACTTCTCGTTCGCCGCCAAGGGCGTCTGCCGCTTCCGCGGCAACCTCTACAATCAGAAGGGAGCCGTCGGCGGCGCGTTTCGCGCCATCCCCTACGAGATCCCGCCGCTCGACAAGCTGGGGCTGCCGCGCTCCGTCATGGAGCTCGCCGCCTTGCCGCGCGGCCTCGTGCTCGTGACCGGACCGACGGGCAGCGGCAAGTCGACGACGCTCGCGGCCATCATCGACAAGATCAACGCCACCCGGCCCGAGCACATCATCACGGTCGAGGATCCGATCGAGTTCGTGCACAACCACAAGCGCGCGATGATCAATCAGCGCGAGGTCTTCGCGGACACCCACGGTTTCGCGCCCGCCTTGAAGCACGTTCTCCGGCAGGATCCCGACATCGTGCTCATCGGCGAAATGCGCGACCTCGAGACGATCGAGGCGGCGCTGGTCGTCGCCGAAACCGGCCACCTGGTGTTCTCGACGCTGCACACCAACTGCGCGGTGCAGACCATCAACCGCGTGATCGACGTCTTCCCGCCGCACCAGCAGGAGCAGGTGCGCGCGCAGCTCTCGCTGGTGTTGCAGGGCGTGGTGTCGCAGCAGCTCATCCCGCGCGCCGACGGCCGCGGCCGCTGCCTCGCCTCCGAGGTGATGATCCCGAACGCCGCCATCCGGAACCTCATCCGCGAGGCCAAGGTGCACCAGATGTACTCGCAGATGCAGGTCGGCCAGCAGAAGTTCGGGATGCAGACGATGAGCCAAGCGCTCATCGACCTGCACCAGCGCCGCCTGATCACGACCGAGGAGGCGCTCGGCCACGCGACCGAGCCCGACGAGCTCAAGACCATGATGGGACAACAGGCCGCCATCGTCGAGAAGGTGCGGCCGATGGCGCGCCACTGA
- a CDS encoding type II secretion system F family protein — protein sequence MPVFKWVGVGPNGETMRGEMEAMTRQAVITRLRTQRINPSPEKIKEKGKGFDREISLPSFGAPVKQHDIVVFTRQFATMIDAGLPLVQCLEILSQQSESKALCKALREVKEEVEAGSTFAAALKKHPKIFSDLYANMVAAGEVGGILDTILNRLASYMEKIVRLKSKIKGAMIYPACIISAAVLVTGILLVYVIPVFAELFNSFGQALPAPTQFVINLSNFTINNFWLIVGGMIAVAGGFVFTSRTDQGRYYLDKVGLRLPVFGDIIRKTAIARFARTLGTLVSSGVPILDALTITGRTAGNKIIEEAIFATRSSISEGKTIAEPLIASKVFPPMVCQMIAVGETTGALDQMLQKIADFYEDEVDNAVANLTSLMEPMVILILGGLIGGLVVSMYLPIFKLGSVLS from the coding sequence ATGCCGGTATTCAAGTGGGTGGGCGTCGGACCGAACGGCGAGACCATGCGCGGCGAGATGGAGGCGATGACCCGCCAGGCGGTCATCACGCGGCTGCGCACCCAGCGCATCAATCCGAGCCCGGAGAAGATCAAGGAGAAGGGCAAGGGCTTCGATCGCGAGATCAGCCTGCCGTCGTTCGGCGCGCCGGTGAAGCAGCACGACATCGTCGTGTTCACCCGCCAGTTCGCGACGATGATCGACGCCGGCCTCCCGCTCGTGCAGTGCCTCGAGATTCTCTCGCAGCAGTCCGAGAGCAAGGCGCTCTGCAAGGCGCTGCGAGAAGTCAAGGAGGAGGTCGAGGCCGGCTCCACCTTCGCGGCGGCGCTCAAGAAGCACCCGAAGATCTTCTCCGACCTCTACGCCAACATGGTCGCGGCCGGCGAGGTCGGCGGCATCCTGGACACGATCCTGAACCGCCTGGCGTCCTACATGGAGAAGATCGTCAGGCTGAAGAGCAAGATCAAGGGCGCGATGATCTATCCCGCCTGCATCATCTCGGCGGCGGTCCTCGTCACCGGCATCCTCCTCGTGTACGTGATCCCGGTCTTCGCCGAGCTCTTCAACAGCTTCGGCCAGGCGCTCCCCGCGCCCACCCAGTTCGTCATCAACCTCTCGAACTTCACCATCAACAACTTCTGGCTCATCGTCGGCGGCATGATCGCCGTCGCGGGCGGGTTCGTCTTCACGTCCCGCACCGACCAGGGCCGCTACTACCTCGACAAGGTGGGGCTCCGCCTGCCGGTCTTCGGCGACATCATCCGCAAGACCGCGATCGCGCGCTTCGCGCGGACGCTCGGCACCCTCGTATCGTCCGGCGTACCGATTCTCGACGCCCTCACCATCACCGGGCGGACCGCCGGCAACAAGATCATCGAGGAGGCGATCTTCGCCACCCGTTCCAGCATCAGCGAGGGCAAGACGATCGCCGAGCCGCTCATCGCGTCCAAGGTGTTCCCGCCGATGGTCTGCCAGATGATCGCCGTCGGCGAGACGACCGGCGCACTCGACCAGATGCTGCAGAAGATCGCCGACTTCTACGAGGACGAGGTCGACAATGCCGTCGCCAACCTGACCTCGCTCATGGAGCCCATGGTGATCCTGATCCTCGGCGGCCTGATCGGCGGCCTGGTGGTCTCGATGTACCTGCCGATCTTCAAGCTCGGATCGGTGCTGTCCTGA
- a CDS encoding sigma 54-interacting transcriptional regulator, producing MSEPSADDASAEAGGVAPAPRDQALRRRLGWFLVVRTVLVTMFLAFAAWVYGPQEAAGPDPRLGLIALGYGVTAISALLLPRVRHIVLFAGAQVAVDLALVTLVILATGGLASPLAVLYNVVILNSALLRLGRGVVATAAVAAIVYGTLMTELAVGAPAGMPLGPHAVSHGTIILSFFAIAGLARYLSTQLAAAESLLAARQEDLGRIEVLQQLVANAVDNGLVVTDGNGRIVSANPTAAEILALPPGTSGAALDDVLPGAAGLAADGVPVELALGDPGESQRHVRVKVGTLTDTFHHAIGRIYVLQDVTTVRELEARLREQEQLEAYADTVRATSETDVTVFEGLVGESEAMRRVFALVGKVAPSDSTVLVTGESGTGKELVARAIHTRSPRVDREFVPVNCGAIPETLIESELFGHVRGAFTGAVTDRPGLFRQAHRGTIFLDEIGELPLPMQVRLLRVLQERQIVPVGGTTAMPVDVRVVAATNRDLERLVAEGKFREDLYYRLNVIRIETPSLRSRPEDIPLLLVHLLRICSARHGKTVERVSPRTLRTLCTYAYPGNIRELENVIDHAITLCEGDTLTEQDLPAQVLARGEATAAGGEPEPPAPPVFGEGCNLDEQLATYEKDMLLAALDRAGGVRKRAAELLGIKYRSLRHRLSKYGLASPDDDDLDLGSVLN from the coding sequence ATGAGCGAGCCTTCCGCCGACGACGCGTCCGCCGAGGCGGGGGGCGTCGCGCCCGCGCCGCGCGACCAGGCGCTCCGCCGCCGGCTCGGCTGGTTCCTCGTCGTCCGCACCGTCCTGGTGACGATGTTCCTGGCCTTCGCGGCCTGGGTCTACGGACCACAGGAGGCCGCCGGGCCCGATCCACGCCTCGGCCTGATCGCGCTCGGCTACGGCGTGACCGCGATCTCGGCGTTGCTGCTGCCGCGCGTCCGCCACATCGTGCTCTTCGCGGGCGCGCAGGTCGCGGTCGACCTCGCGCTGGTGACGCTCGTGATCCTCGCAACGGGCGGCCTCGCGAGCCCGCTCGCGGTCCTCTACAACGTGGTCATCCTGAACAGCGCGCTCCTGCGGCTCGGACGCGGCGTCGTCGCGACCGCCGCCGTCGCGGCGATCGTGTACGGCACATTGATGACGGAGCTCGCGGTCGGCGCGCCGGCCGGAATGCCGCTCGGACCGCACGCCGTCAGCCATGGGACGATCATCCTCTCGTTCTTCGCGATCGCCGGCCTCGCCCGCTACCTCTCGACGCAGCTCGCCGCCGCCGAGAGTCTGCTCGCGGCCCGCCAGGAAGACCTCGGACGCATCGAGGTGCTGCAGCAGCTGGTGGCGAACGCCGTCGACAACGGCCTCGTCGTGACCGACGGCAACGGCCGGATCGTCTCCGCCAATCCGACCGCCGCGGAGATCCTGGCGCTGCCGCCGGGCACGTCGGGCGCGGCGCTGGACGACGTCCTGCCGGGCGCCGCCGGGCTCGCGGCCGACGGCGTCCCCGTCGAGCTCGCGCTCGGCGACCCGGGCGAATCGCAACGCCACGTGCGCGTGAAGGTCGGCACGCTGACCGACACGTTCCACCACGCGATCGGCCGCATCTACGTGCTCCAGGACGTCACCACCGTGCGCGAGCTCGAGGCGCGCCTGCGCGAGCAGGAGCAGCTCGAGGCCTACGCCGACACGGTCCGCGCCACGAGCGAGACCGACGTCACCGTCTTCGAGGGGCTGGTCGGCGAGAGCGAGGCCATGCGGCGCGTGTTCGCACTCGTCGGGAAGGTCGCGCCGAGCGACTCGACCGTGCTCGTCACCGGCGAAAGCGGCACCGGCAAGGAGCTCGTGGCGCGCGCCATCCACACGCGCAGTCCACGCGTCGACCGCGAGTTCGTCCCGGTGAACTGCGGCGCCATCCCCGAGACGCTCATCGAGAGCGAGCTCTTCGGCCACGTGCGCGGGGCGTTCACGGGCGCGGTCACCGACCGGCCGGGCCTCTTCCGCCAGGCGCATCGCGGCACCATCTTCCTCGACGAGATCGGCGAGCTGCCGTTGCCGATGCAGGTGCGCCTGCTGCGCGTCCTGCAGGAACGCCAGATCGTCCCGGTCGGCGGCACGACCGCGATGCCGGTCGACGTGCGCGTCGTCGCAGCGACCAACCGCGACCTCGAACGGCTGGTCGCGGAGGGCAAGTTCCGTGAGGATCTCTACTACCGCCTGAACGTGATCCGCATCGAGACGCCGTCCCTGCGCTCCCGCCCGGAGGACATCCCGCTCCTCCTCGTCCACCTGCTGCGCATCTGCTCCGCGCGCCACGGGAAGACCGTCGAACGGGTGTCGCCGCGCACGCTTCGCACCCTGTGCACCTACGCGTATCCGGGCAACATCCGCGAGCTGGAGAACGTCATCGATCACGCGATCACCCTCTGCGAGGGCGACACGCTCACCGAGCAGGATCTGCCCGCACAGGTCCTGGCGCGCGGCGAGGCGACCGCCGCGGGCGGTGAGCCCGAGCCTCCGGCGCCACCCGTCTTCGGCGAGGGCTGCAACCTCGACGAGCAGCTCGCAACCTACGAGAAGGACATGCTGCTCGCCGCTCTCGATCGCGCGGGCGGCGTCCGCAAGCGCGCCGCCGAGCTCCTCGGCATCAAGTACCGGAGCCTCCGGCACCGCCTCTCGAAGTACGGCCTTGCGAGCCCCGACGACGACGACCTCGACCTCGGCTCCGTCCTGAACTGA
- a CDS encoding type II secretion system protein, which produces MTKQNQSGFTLIELLVVVAIIGILAAIAIPQFAAYRAKGFDARAESDCRNAATAEEAYFVDNATYSDAAGSLPGFVQSEDVNVALTASDTDFSVTCDSPKGTSGFSCTWTSNPTSGEPNMVCTTS; this is translated from the coding sequence ATGACTAAGCAGAATCAGTCCGGTTTCACCTTGATCGAGCTTCTGGTCGTCGTCGCGATCATCGGCATCTTGGCCGCGATCGCGATTCCGCAGTTCGCCGCGTACCGTGCCAAGGGCTTCGACGCCCGGGCCGAGAGCGACTGCCGCAACGCCGCGACGGCCGAGGAAGCGTACTTCGTCGACAACGCGACGTACTCGGACGCGGCGGGCAGCCTTCCGGGCTTCGTGCAGTCGGAAGACGTCAACGTCGCACTCACCGCGAGCGACACCGACTTCAGCGTGACCTGCGACTCGCCGAAGGGCACCTCCGGCTTCTCGTGCACATGGACGAGCAACCCGACCTCCGGCGAGCCGAACATGGTGTGCACCACCTCGTAA
- a CDS encoding prepilin peptidase has protein sequence METLTLAFVFTFGAIIGSFLNVCIARLPDGRSIVRPPSHCPTCRTFLAWYDNVPILSYLVLAGRCRGCRVRISAIYPAVEVLTGALAVALFLRLGPTLAFAGYFAFAAALVVITFIDLDHQIIPDVISLPGIAIGLAFSLVSPLVTPRDALLGVLAGGGTLLAVAWTYQKLRGVEGMGGGDVKLLAMIGAFLGWQSIFVTLFVGSVIGSLIGVVVMLYEGADTKLAIPFGPFLAGGALVYLFWGERILAFYFGS, from the coding sequence ATGGAGACCCTGACGCTCGCGTTCGTCTTCACCTTCGGCGCGATCATCGGCAGCTTCCTGAACGTCTGCATCGCGCGGCTCCCCGACGGGCGCTCGATCGTGCGGCCGCCCTCGCACTGCCCGACGTGCCGGACCTTCCTCGCGTGGTACGACAACGTCCCGATCCTGAGCTACCTCGTGCTGGCCGGCCGCTGCCGTGGCTGCCGCGTCCGGATCTCGGCGATCTATCCCGCCGTCGAGGTGCTCACGGGCGCCCTCGCGGTCGCTCTCTTCCTGCGGCTCGGACCGACGCTGGCGTTCGCCGGCTACTTCGCCTTCGCCGCCGCGCTCGTCGTCATCACCTTCATCGACCTCGACCACCAGATCATCCCCGACGTCATCAGCCTCCCGGGCATCGCGATCGGCCTCGCCTTCTCGCTGGTGTCGCCGCTCGTGACCCCGCGCGACGCGCTCCTCGGCGTGCTCGCCGGCGGCGGGACGCTGCTCGCCGTCGCGTGGACCTACCAGAAGCTCCGCGGCGTCGAGGGCATGGGCGGCGGAGACGTCAAGCTCCTCGCGATGATCGGCGCCTTCCTCGGCTGGCAGAGCATCTTCGTGACGCTCTTCGTCGGCTCCGTGATCGGCTCGCTGATCGGCGTCGTCGTGATGCTCTACGAGGGCGCCGACACGAAGCTCGCGATCCCGTTCGGTCCATTCCTCGCCGGCGGCGCGCTCGTCTACCTCTTCTGGGGCGAGCGCATCCTCGCCTTCTACTTCGGGAGCTGA